From the genome of Oxyura jamaicensis isolate SHBP4307 breed ruddy duck chromosome 2, BPBGC_Ojam_1.0, whole genome shotgun sequence, one region includes:
- the LOC118162415 gene encoding interferon alpha-inducible protein 27-like protein 2B, with product MADQNVRNAGFGSYGIKGGSLASHLMSEEAKSSGGGVRSGGPTATLQEMGARGSTHSSGFTSSGISGGSRASDMMSQEARSHGGGVPRGGTTSTVQSISMGGKGGRH from the exons ATGGCTGACCAAAACGTCCGCAATGCTGGTTTCGGCTCCTACGGTATCAAGGGAGGTTCGCTTGCTTCACACTTGATGTCCGAGGAAGCAAAATCTAGCGGGGGAGGCGTGCGTTCTGGAGGGCCTACTGCCACTCTCCAAGAGATGG GTGCCAGAGGCTCAACACATTCCTCAGGTTTTACCAGCAGCGGGATCTCCGGTGGATCCAGGGCCTCTGACATGATGTCCCAGGAGGCCAGATCTCATGGAGGTGGAGTCCCCAGGGGCGGCACAACTTCCACTGTCCAGTCCATCT CGATGGGTGGCAAAGGAGGAAGGCACTGA